From the bacterium genome, the window GACCGCGGATGACAGCGTGTTCGTGCATGCCAATCGGATTCATAACTTCCGCCACACCAACACGGGCAACTTCCCGGACGTTGCGGGGGTCTATTCCGGTCCCGGCACGACAGGTTATTCGTACGTGTTCAATAATTTCGTCTATGATTTCCAGACGAGCGGACCGGGAATCTTCGGTATTCGCAGCAGCACGGGCAACACCTTTGCCGTGAACAACAGCATCCTGATGAACAACGTTGCAAACGGTGATGAAATTGCCGGTATCTATTTAGGTGCGGGCAGTGTGACGGCGTTGAACAACATTGTCAAAGTCGAACAGGACACCAACACCTGCTATGCGATTTGGAGGTCATCCGGTACGCTTGTGGAATCCAACTACAATTGCCTCTACGGCACGGGCGCATTCTACAGCACAGGCCGCGATGGCGCGAATATTTTTGCCGACTTCGCAACCTGGCAGGCTTCGGGACGTGACGCGAACGGCATCGGCCTCGATCCCGGTTTCGTCAGCAACACCGACTTGCACATAGATACGCTGTCTTCGACCGTGGATGGATTGGCACAGCCCATTGCCCTGCTCACCGAGGACATTGACGGCGATCCGCGCTCTGCGACAAATCCGGATATCGGCGCCGACGAGTACGAACCGTTTGCCGAAGCGCAGCCGGTGGTTGACCTGATTATCACCATCGACTACGATAACGGGAACGCGATATTGACTTGGACCGGCACCACGAATGCTCAAAGCTATGAAATCTATGCGTCGAACGTGTCCGATTTCGAGATCATTCCGGCAAACTCGCTGGGCAGCACGGCCGACACAACCTTTGTGGACATCGGTGCGCTGGCGGCAAGCAATATTCGATTCTATGTGGTGGTGGCCTCAACCGAACCGGTTGAATAAATCCTCAGGATAACTTACATTACAACGGGGACGCCCACGGGCGGTGTCCCCGTTGTGTCTTTATTTCGGTTAGGACTGCTCATCCAATTTGCAACAATACCGCGACTCTTCGGGAATTCGGGGAGTGTTCGGGTAAGGAGGACCCATGTCAGGAAATACGTTGAAAGCAGCTTTTGTCATTGCGGGGTTTGCCGCTTTGTTTGGCGGTGAAACCCTTGCGCAAGTACTTGTGGGGAGTATCCCCGCGCCTTCGTCCACATCCCAGTCGTTGACCTATGACGGCGAAGCCTTCTGGTCGGGCGACAACTCAAACCGGTTGGTGCGATTCAGTCCGGTCAACGGCGCGGCATTGGATACAATCACATCGCCGGTCAACGGCTCCGACGGTCTCGTGTATGCCAACGGAACACTGTGGACAATTTCCGGGAATCTCAGCCGTCAGCAAATCTATCAGCTTGATGCGGCAACTGGAGTGGTATTGGATTCCATTCCCGACCCGGCCGCAGGCTATGCCGGTGGAATGGCGGCAGACGGAAATGATTTCTGGGTGAGCAGATACTTTCCGTCCAACAAAATGCTGAAGATTTCGTCCGAAACAGGCGCCCGGCTCGACAGCTTGAATGCTTTCGGTGATCAAGTGCGCGGCGTTGCCTATAGTGAGGGATATTTGTGGACGACATCTGTGAACGCGGACGGTGACGTCGTCTATCGCTTCGATGCCGAGACCGGTGAATTGAACTGGCAATTTACGTTGCCGGAACACGCTACGCTGCCCGACCGCCGGATTCGCGGGCTGGCTTGGGTAGACGGTTTTCTGTGGGTGATTGCGATAGATCAGAACTCGAATCAAAACCGTGTTCTTCAATATGACGTCAGCAACGCGATTTCGCCGGACATTGCACTCGACTCCACCTTCCACGATTTCGGTGAACAGGTCGTGGGATTTCCGGTGGATTGGAACATGGTTGTCACCAATATTGGAAATGTGTCGCTCAGATTGGATTCAGTCACTTTCTCGGTCGGTATCGGTATGTCGGTCGTGGCTGCGAATTTTCCTCTGAGCATTCCTGCGGAACAGGCTCAGTCGCTGACGATACGGTTTGATCCACCGGAGCCGCGAACATACACGGACACGCTGTGGATACATTCCAACGATTCCGACGAACCGGTGGTTGGAGTCACATTGAGCGGCATTGCGCATGCGGATGAAGGCAACATTTCTGTGTCACCGACAACGCTGGATTTTGGACAAGTCTGGTATCCAAGTCCGACGTTAAGCTCGTCAAGGATTGTTGAAATCACGAATACAGGTCACGGCAATCTGACCATTGAAGCGGCCGAAATCACGAGCGGCCTGTCCTATTCAGCGGACGCGCCGGGATTGCCCGCCGTGCTGGCTCCTCAGGAATCGCTGCTCGTGCGCGTTTGGTTTGCTCCGCATGAATCAGGATTTCACAACGGCACCTTGACGATTGGTTCAACAGACCCCGACCAGCTTGAATTCAATGTGGTTTTGAATGGCGAAGGAGTCATCGCTGACTTCGATGCCGGCGAGAGTATCTGGACCTATCGTGACCCGCTGGAGAGCTTTGATGTCGGCATCAATGCGGTGACAGCCATCGGTGATGTTAACGGTGACGGAATTCCCGAAGTAATTGCGTGCGGCGGGACGGGACTGACAGCCTGTATCAATGGTGCGTCGGCAAACAGTGCGGACACGCTCTGGACGTACAACTCACGCGCCGATCAGAATCATGCAGGAATGGTCTATTACGACCGCGCATTGTCCGGCATAACGGATATTACAGGCGACGGAGTGGACGACGTGATAATCGGTACAGCAGGCGGCAGTCTCTCGGTCATTGCCCTTTCCGGGTTAACCGGTGAAGAGCTCTGGCTGTTTGACACACGCTGGTGGGCAGGTGGCGGCTGGGTGAATGACGTCGAAGGCTTTGTGGATATTGACGGAGACTTCATCGCGGACGTATTGGCGTCAGGCGGAAGCGACGGCGGTGGCGGCGGACCGCGGCGTGTGTTCGCACTCAGCGGAGCTTCCGGTGAATTGTTGTGGGAAGGACCTGCATACGCCTCTTTCTATGCTTTTACCACTGTTCAGGATTTCACGGGTGACTTCATTCCCGAAGTTCTTGGTGGAACTACAAGCTGGGTGATTTGCATGAACGGAGCGACCGGACAGCAGATTTTCCAGACGTCAATTGGTGCCAACTCTCCTGTATTTGACATCGAATGGATGGGCAACGCTAATCCGGGCGTCAACACCTCTGACGATGTCGCGGCGGCCTCTGCCTACTTAGGTATCTACGCCATTGATGGTGAGACAGGACAGCAGCTCTGGCTCCGTTCTACTGCCGGAACGTTCGTCTATGAATTGACGGTTCTCCCCGACATGACAGGCGATGGTGTTCGTGAAGTGGTTTACGGTACGACATCAGGTCACGTGGTTTGTTTGGATGGAGCGCAGGGCTTCGAAATTTGGAATGAGATCGCTGACCCCAATGATCCGGAAAATGTGCTGTGTCTTGAGGCCGCGCCCGATTTGAAC encodes:
- a CDS encoding choice-of-anchor D domain-containing protein, yielding MSGNTLKAAFVIAGFAALFGGETLAQVLVGSIPAPSSTSQSLTYDGEAFWSGDNSNRLVRFSPVNGAALDTITSPVNGSDGLVYANGTLWTISGNLSRQQIYQLDAATGVVLDSIPDPAAGYAGGMAADGNDFWVSRYFPSNKMLKISSETGARLDSLNAFGDQVRGVAYSEGYLWTTSVNADGDVVYRFDAETGELNWQFTLPEHATLPDRRIRGLAWVDGFLWVIAIDQNSNQNRVLQYDVSNAISPDIALDSTFHDFGEQVVGFPVDWNMVVTNIGNVSLRLDSVTFSVGIGMSVVAANFPLSIPAEQAQSLTIRFDPPEPRTYTDTLWIHSNDSDEPVVGVTLSGIAHADEGNISVSPTTLDFGQVWYPSPTLSSSRIVEITNTGHGNLTIEAAEITSGLSYSADAPGLPAVLAPQESLLVRVWFAPHESGFHNGTLTIGSTDPDQLEFNVVLNGEGVIADFDAGESIWTYRDPLESFDVGINAVTAIGDVNGDGIPEVIACGGTGLTACINGASANSADTLWTYNSRADQNHAGMVYYDRALSGITDITGDGVDDVIIGTAGGSLSVIALSGLTGEELWLFDTRWWAGGGWVNDVEGFVDIDGDFIADVLASGGSDGGGGGPRRVFALSGASGELLWEGPAYASFYAFTTVQDFTGDFIPEVLGGTTSWVICMNGATGQQIFQTSIGANSPVFDIEWMGNANPGVNTSDDVAAASAYLGIYAIDGETGQQLWLRSTAGTFVYELTVLPDMTGDGVREVVYGTTSGHVVCLDGAQGFEIWNEIADPNDPENVLCLEAAPDLNDDGIADLVCGTLSDRMVALSGWDGEQIFSTVGAGDFDAVDCVGILPDIDNSNVVEILMGNRAGWVDCVSAGRVIIDDAAPTPVASEFALNAAYPNPFNAGTTIEFTLAMDAHTVLKVFNTLGQEVAELVNAPMLRGSHRVQFTADGLPSGLYFYRLEAADFTATHKVVLLK